gtaatttgtttataaatCCTCCAGCTGGTGTAAACTAATGaattataattacatatacgATTTAAGcaaattatgtattttttaactgtttttctatgtgaaaaatataattatatgaaaattatgattttgtggattttaattatattttcagtTACCCTATATAgtagaaaagaaataaaaggaacTCCTAATACTGGAACAACTGAACCTGTAATACTTTTTGAGTGTCCACCTTCAGTTGTATCATCCATTTGAATGGTTTCAATTGATCTTgtaaaatttcgaaaatCAGATTGTTGATTCACACCTAAATCTGCATTCTGTGTTGCAGTTTGTTGAGGGGGTATAGATGTAACACTGGGCTGACTATAAGACTGAACTGCTTCATGTTCTTGTTGTTCATGatgtttttgttcttctgaAACTACTACAATATTATCACGTTGTTTACAACtaaatgaagataattttttgtgttcattATCTTTGAATAATTCAGAAAAATATCTccaataaaaattgtttctattatatttattatagcATTCTGAATGtgcctttttatatatagtaaCGTATTTTTCTATGTATTGCTTATAATCTTTATCACATGTGGTGTCTGGATGAGCAGTCTCCAACTCAATATCTCGATAATCCttagaataataaaatagcaaCTTATATTCTTCATATCTATTAAGATCAATTAGGTAATGTTTAGGACACACCGTCATATATGTT
The genomic region above belongs to Plasmodium cynomolgi strain B DNA, scaffold: 0723, whole genome shotgun sequence and contains:
- a CDS encoding hypothetical protein (putative) codes for the protein KLLEKGEYKTYEFDKISEKILKALCFIYREKQEKTDNFDNDLCRYLYYYLGDKIYPLVKNERVFKNIILKIYTELDNNTTYMTVCPKHYLIDLNRYEEYKLLFYYSKDYRDIELETAHPDTTCDKDYKQYIEKYVTIYKKAHSECYNKYNRNNFYWRYFSELFKDNEHKKLSSFSCKQRDNIVVVSEEQKHHEQQEHEAVQSYSQPSVTSIPPQQTATQNADLGVNQQSDFRNFTRSIETIQMDDTTEGGHSKSITGSVVPVLGVPFISFLLYRVTENIIKIHKIIIFI